From Aristaeella lactis, the proteins below share one genomic window:
- a CDS encoding AzlC family ABC transporter permease yields MRALTARKAFLKSLPVLGGYLILGMGFGILAGRAGYGILWVLAMSLLMFAGSMQFVGIGLLQGGASVLITALTTVMVNARHLFYSISMIGRYKNAGRYKPYLIFALTDETYSLLCDGSAPEGTDPDLFCFLVSLFNHSYWVLGSVAGSLLGGVLPFPSVGIEFSMTALFIASFTEQWLTSKDHLPALTGLLGTLACLLLFGPERFLIPAMLLITLVLTLFRNRITAGKKVEP; encoded by the coding sequence ATGAGAGCGCTGACAGCCAGGAAAGCCTTCCTGAAATCACTTCCGGTTCTGGGAGGATATCTCATCCTGGGCATGGGTTTCGGAATCCTGGCCGGCCGTGCCGGATACGGAATCCTCTGGGTTCTCGCCATGAGCCTGCTGATGTTTGCCGGTTCCATGCAGTTTGTGGGGATTGGCCTGCTTCAGGGCGGAGCCTCCGTGCTGATAACAGCTCTCACCACCGTCATGGTCAACGCACGCCATCTTTTCTACAGTATCTCCATGATCGGGCGCTATAAAAACGCCGGCCGGTATAAACCTTATCTGATCTTTGCCCTTACAGACGAGACCTACTCCCTTCTGTGCGACGGAAGCGCGCCGGAGGGGACAGATCCGGATCTGTTCTGTTTCCTGGTTTCCCTGTTCAATCATTCCTACTGGGTTCTGGGCAGCGTTGCGGGCAGCCTGCTGGGCGGCGTCCTGCCCTTTCCCTCCGTCGGCATTGAATTCTCCATGACCGCGCTGTTTATTGCTTCCTTCACAGAGCAGTGGCTTACTTCCAAAGACCATCTTCCCGCGCTGACGGGCCTGCTGGGCACGCTTGCCTGCCTGCTGCTTTTCGGGCCGGAACGTTTCCTGATCCCGGCCATGCTGCTCATCACCCTCGTGCTGACCCTGTTCAGGAACCGGATTACAGCCGGAAAGAAGGTGGAGCCATGA
- a CDS encoding branched-chain amino acid transporter permease — MSTASHSAILVAVMSLVTILLRFLPFLVFRKKVPPCITYLGRVLPPAIIGMLVIYCLKDTVITSAPFGLPELIAGVMVVLLQAWKRNALLSILCGTVVYMLLIQLVFA, encoded by the coding sequence ATGAGTACAGCATCCCATTCCGCCATCCTGGTGGCAGTCATGTCCCTTGTCACCATCCTGCTCCGTTTCCTGCCCTTCCTGGTTTTCCGGAAAAAGGTGCCGCCCTGTATCACATACCTGGGCAGGGTGCTTCCGCCGGCCATCATCGGAATGCTGGTCATCTACTGTCTGAAGGATACCGTGATCACCTCCGCGCCTTTCGGTTTACCGGAGCTGATTGCCGGTGTGATGGTCGTTCTGCTGCAGGCGTGGAAGCGAAACGCGCTCCTCAGTATCCTGTGCGGAACCGTCGTCTATATGCTGCTGATCCAGCTGGTCTTTGCCTGA
- a CDS encoding metalloregulator ArsR/SmtB family transcription factor, with the protein MTETEAILLFKCLSDKSRLQILKSLAIEDMYVERLAERLGITAATVSFHLKKLADAGAVTSYKSQYYMMYSLNKEIFETSILDIIREKSDEADLQAQRDAEYRQKVINAFFEYGRLKSIPAQRKKERIVLEVIAEAFEYDRIYTEREVNIIIADFHDDFCTIRRNMVGEGLLARDTSGYWRVKPE; encoded by the coding sequence ATGACAGAAACTGAAGCCATCCTTTTATTCAAATGCCTGTCGGATAAGTCCAGGCTGCAGATCCTGAAATCACTGGCGATCGAAGATATGTATGTGGAACGGCTGGCGGAACGGCTGGGGATCACCGCGGCCACGGTGTCCTTCCACCTGAAGAAGCTGGCGGACGCCGGTGCGGTAACCTCCTATAAAAGCCAGTATTATATGATGTACTCCCTGAACAAGGAGATCTTTGAAACAAGCATTCTGGATATTATCAGGGAGAAATCCGATGAAGCGGATCTCCAGGCACAGCGGGATGCCGAATACCGCCAGAAAGTGATAAACGCTTTCTTTGAGTACGGCAGGCTGAAATCGATCCCTGCCCAACGGAAGAAGGAACGCATTGTGCTGGAAGTGATCGCGGAGGCCTTTGAGTATGACCGGATCTATACCGAGCGGGAAGTAAACATTATCATCGCGGACTTCCATGATGATTTCTGCACCATCCGCCGGAACATGGTCGGGGAGGGCCTGCTGGCCCGGGATACCAGCGGATACTGGCGGGTGAAACCGGAATGA
- a CDS encoding aminopeptidase → MKRETILKIVKASGVSAGELILVHFWGEDSEKEIANSFLAAVAELGATPVLLQQARSINRDIFASAKESCFDERYFELISKFDAVLDVFACQPIVLGYSLEDEQMDLYRRYMAQLFGKLMECKRFAQIRIPTEANAAESGLDPEDYITRMNEAYDVDYEALGAACRQEAEKYAGAEKAVVHTGEDCELNLDLTGRKWLADAGDGDLPCGEIYIAPVEDRTNGTVFFEEFWLEDEKYSNVTLRVENGEVTGSSDEAVAKLFAGMPRENRIVCELGLGMNPNVKSLCGYTVLDEKMAGTFHIAVGANVMFGGANQATDHTDFVGKGKVEVK, encoded by the coding sequence ATGAAACGTGAAACGATCCTGAAGATCGTCAAGGCAAGCGGAGTATCCGCGGGAGAACTGATCCTTGTTCATTTCTGGGGCGAGGATTCAGAGAAGGAAATCGCGAACAGCTTCCTGGCAGCTGTTGCGGAACTGGGGGCGACTCCTGTGCTTCTGCAGCAGGCCCGTTCGATTAACCGGGATATTTTTGCATCAGCGAAGGAAAGCTGTTTTGATGAGCGGTATTTTGAACTGATCTCAAAATTCGATGCTGTGCTGGACGTGTTCGCCTGCCAGCCCATCGTGCTTGGATATTCCCTTGAGGATGAACAGATGGATCTGTACCGCAGGTACATGGCGCAGCTGTTCGGTAAGCTGATGGAATGCAAACGGTTTGCCCAGATCCGAATCCCGACGGAAGCCAACGCGGCTGAGTCCGGCCTGGATCCGGAAGACTATATTACCCGGATGAATGAAGCCTATGATGTAGACTATGAGGCACTGGGCGCCGCCTGCCGGCAGGAAGCGGAGAAGTACGCCGGGGCGGAAAAGGCGGTTGTCCATACCGGGGAGGATTGTGAGCTGAACCTTGACCTGACCGGACGCAAGTGGCTGGCGGACGCCGGCGACGGAGACCTTCCCTGCGGGGAAATTTACATTGCTCCGGTGGAGGACAGGACGAACGGTACGGTATTCTTTGAAGAGTTCTGGCTGGAGGATGAAAAGTACAGCAATGTCACCCTGCGGGTTGAAAACGGGGAAGTGACAGGAAGCAGCGATGAGGCTGTGGCGAAGCTTTTCGCGGGGATGCCGCGGGAGAACCGGATTGTCTGTGAACTGGGCCTGGGAATGAATCCCAATGTCAAAAGCCTGTGCGGATATACCGTGCTGGATGAGAAAATGGCGGGGACTTTCCATATCGCGGTGGGTGCGAATGTGATGTTCGGCGGCGCGAACCAGGCGACCGATCATACCGATTTTGTCGGAAAAGGAAAAGTTGAGGTAAAATAA
- a CDS encoding PLDc N-terminal domain-containing protein, which produces MDNLNQYLPFLIPLAVLQFALLGYTLHHILTHQYYKRGNRTLWLFVTIGLMSFVGPVLYLLLGREDA; this is translated from the coding sequence ATGGATAATCTGAATCAATACCTTCCCTTCCTGATCCCGCTCGCGGTCCTGCAGTTTGCCCTGCTGGGCTATACCCTGCACCACATCCTGACCCATCAATACTACAAGCGCGGAAACCGTACCCTGTGGCTCTTTGTCACCATCGGACTGATGTCCTTCGTCGGGCCGGTCCTTTACCTGCTGCTCGGCCGGGAGGATGCCTGA
- a CDS encoding ABC transporter ATP-binding protein, with product MEMLKITGLHKRFGDKEVLRGLDLSVPEHSVFGFIGRNGAGKTTTMKMILGLLKADAGEIRVNGEKAVYGQTGTNRHIGYLPDVPEFYPFMTAPEYLRFCGEITGMTKADIAGRCEELLELVGLREERHRIKGFSRGMKQRLGIAQALLNRPKLLICDEPSSALDPVGRKEILDLLLAVREQTTVLFSTHILSDVERICTDVALLDHGTAGIQGKLADIRSRYRSDEYTVETENKAGMLTLQEVFPFMRHTGPNQLVFREEDSRVFDIMRFAADRQIPLLKIEREEATLESLFMEVVEK from the coding sequence ATGGAAATGCTGAAGATCACCGGCCTGCATAAACGCTTCGGTGATAAGGAAGTGCTGCGCGGACTGGATCTTTCCGTACCGGAACACAGCGTCTTTGGTTTCATCGGGCGGAACGGTGCCGGAAAAACCACCACCATGAAGATGATCCTCGGTCTTCTGAAGGCCGATGCCGGCGAGATCCGGGTAAACGGGGAAAAGGCTGTCTACGGCCAGACCGGAACTAACCGCCATATCGGCTACCTTCCGGATGTACCCGAGTTTTATCCTTTTATGACCGCGCCTGAATATCTCCGTTTCTGCGGCGAGATCACGGGTATGACTAAAGCAGACATCGCCGGCCGGTGCGAAGAGCTGCTTGAACTGGTCGGTCTCAGGGAGGAAAGGCACCGCATCAAGGGCTTTTCCAGGGGCATGAAGCAGCGTCTGGGAATCGCCCAGGCACTGCTGAACCGGCCGAAGCTCCTGATCTGCGACGAGCCCAGCTCCGCCCTGGATCCGGTTGGCCGGAAGGAGATCCTGGATCTGCTGCTGGCAGTCCGTGAACAGACGACCGTCCTGTTCTCCACCCATATTCTTTCTGACGTGGAACGTATCTGTACAGACGTAGCCCTGCTGGATCACGGCACAGCCGGAATTCAGGGAAAACTGGCCGATATCCGTTCCAGGTACCGGAGCGATGAATATACGGTAGAGACCGAAAACAAAGCCGGCATGCTTACCCTTCAGGAAGTCTTTCCCTTCATGCGGCACACCGGCCCGAACCAGCTTGTATTCCGTGAGGAGGACAGCCGTGTTTTTGATATTATGCGTTTTGCGGCAGACCGGCAGATCCCTCTCCTGAAAATTGAGCGGGAGGAAGCAACGCTGGAGTCTCTGTTCATGGAGGTGGTGGAAAAATGA
- a CDS encoding ABC transporter permease subunit: MKSLLAFIRKEWTEHLRSGRVLIFGILFLFFGIMSPAIARLTPALIEMMADSLAGSGIAFTGVTVTAMDSWVQFFKNMPIALIVFILLESSIFTREYRSGTLLLSLTKGLERWKIVAAKTVIPVLLWTACYWLCFGVTYGYTGYFWDNAVAQNLLFSAGCWWLFGLWAVMLMVFFSAVSASNTGVLAGTGGIILLCVLLGIFPNVSKYLPTLLMDGNSLIYGMEKPGTYTLSLAITAVTAAVCFIVSIPVFNRKQL, translated from the coding sequence ATGAAATCCCTTCTTGCCTTTATCCGGAAGGAATGGACCGAACACCTCCGTTCCGGGCGGGTGCTGATCTTCGGGATCCTGTTCCTTTTCTTCGGCATCATGAGCCCGGCGATTGCCAGGCTCACTCCCGCGCTCATTGAAATGATGGCGGATTCCTTAGCCGGATCCGGAATTGCATTTACCGGTGTCACCGTCACCGCCATGGACTCCTGGGTGCAGTTTTTCAAAAACATGCCGATCGCGCTGATCGTTTTCATCCTGCTGGAAAGCAGCATCTTTACCCGGGAATACCGTTCCGGCACCCTGCTGCTTTCACTGACCAAAGGCCTGGAACGCTGGAAGATCGTTGCCGCGAAAACCGTTATCCCCGTGCTTCTCTGGACGGCCTGTTACTGGCTTTGCTTCGGGGTTACCTATGGGTATACCGGGTACTTCTGGGATAATGCCGTCGCGCAGAACCTGCTCTTTTCCGCCGGCTGCTGGTGGCTGTTCGGCCTGTGGGCTGTTATGCTGATGGTCTTTTTTTCCGCGGTTTCCGCGTCAAACACAGGTGTGCTTGCCGGAACAGGCGGCATCATTCTGCTCTGCGTCCTGCTGGGGATCTTCCCCAATGTCAGCAAATACCTGCCCACCCTGCTGATGGATGGAAATTCCCTTATTTACGGCATGGAAAAGCCAGGAACATATACCCTGTCCCTGGCCATTACCGCCGTCACAGCGGCAGTCTGCTTTATTGTCAGCATTCCCGTTTTCAACCGAAAGCAGCTGTAA
- a CDS encoding DUF402 domain-containing protein, whose amino-acid sequence MNHKRLNRDQWGFQYYPYYQMRIDHELFHGTVCLIRLTDGEKNYWETPKAGRIQVTGGGMTWLELIPDGTRRVITTMYFPDGTHDPERKHYPVTADERYQPSIWYIDIIEGIEQDEDGITVFIDKYLDVIITPEGEVKVDDRDELDAAYASGELSKEQYDAALAEGEAILQAYGGDIRGLDALCAAVRKLAEERIGAGEPITMCREVREWRKTQGES is encoded by the coding sequence ATGAATCACAAGCGACTGAACCGGGACCAATGGGGATTCCAGTATTACCCGTACTACCAGATGCGGATTGACCATGAACTGTTTCACGGGACAGTCTGCCTGATCCGGCTTACGGACGGGGAAAAGAATTACTGGGAAACGCCGAAAGCCGGCAGGATCCAGGTGACCGGCGGAGGCATGACCTGGCTGGAGCTGATTCCGGATGGCACCCGCCGGGTGATCACCACCATGTATTTTCCGGACGGAACCCATGATCCGGAACGGAAGCATTATCCGGTGACCGCGGATGAAAGATACCAGCCGTCCATCTGGTATATTGATATCATCGAGGGAATCGAGCAGGATGAGGACGGCATCACGGTGTTTATCGACAAGTACCTGGATGTGATCATAACGCCGGAAGGCGAAGTGAAGGTGGATGACCGGGACGAACTGGACGCGGCCTATGCTTCCGGGGAATTGTCCAAAGAGCAGTATGACGCGGCGCTGGCGGAGGGCGAAGCCATCCTGCAGGCGTACGGCGGCGATATCCGCGGACTGGACGCGTTATGCGCGGCGGTGCGGAAGCTGGCGGAGGAACGGATCGGGGCCGGAGAGCCCATCACTATGTGCCGGGAAGTCCGGGAATGGCGAAAGACGCAGGGAGAATCCTGA
- a CDS encoding alpha/beta fold hydrolase — protein MKKYRSEKSGRAILETYDRVLASWQCGTKERDVETEYGTTHVIECGAEDAPALVLFHGVGDDSALMWIYNAPELGKHFRLYAIDTIGGPGKSMPNENYNREFDDVRWIDGVLDALGIEKAFFAGVSMGGYLVQMYTLMRPERVMKTISISGTVPVGGKKNSMSAMMKIFLPEALFPTDKNVTKLLRKLSGENYAVFTENREIMAHYKSLLKGFNNMAMGYHRLHAFTPEEVDRIRDKVTYLVGTDDPFEKIGGREVLEQNHMNAVFYEKAGHGLNHERAEEINRKMISVFQAP, from the coding sequence ATGAAGAAATACAGAAGCGAAAAGAGCGGACGGGCTATCCTGGAGACTTATGACCGGGTCCTGGCCTCCTGGCAGTGCGGGACAAAGGAAAGGGACGTGGAGACTGAATACGGAACAACCCACGTGATCGAGTGCGGGGCGGAGGATGCCCCGGCGCTGGTGCTTTTCCACGGTGTGGGGGACGACTCCGCGCTGATGTGGATCTACAACGCGCCGGAGCTGGGAAAACATTTCCGCCTTTATGCCATCGACACGATAGGCGGCCCGGGGAAAAGCATGCCCAACGAAAACTACAACAGGGAATTTGACGACGTCCGCTGGATCGACGGGGTGCTGGACGCGCTGGGGATTGAAAAGGCCTTCTTCGCGGGTGTATCCATGGGCGGATACCTGGTACAGATGTACACGCTGATGCGTCCGGAACGGGTGATGAAAACCATCAGCATCTCCGGCACGGTGCCGGTGGGCGGAAAGAAGAACTCCATGTCGGCGATGATGAAGATCTTCCTGCCGGAGGCGCTGTTCCCGACGGATAAAAACGTGACGAAGCTGCTGCGGAAGCTGAGCGGAGAGAACTACGCGGTCTTTACGGAAAACAGGGAGATCATGGCCCATTACAAAAGCCTACTGAAGGGCTTCAACAACATGGCAATGGGTTACCACAGGCTCCATGCGTTCACACCGGAAGAGGTGGACAGGATCCGGGACAAGGTGACCTACCTGGTGGGCACAGATGATCCGTTTGAGAAGATCGGCGGAAGGGAAGTCCTGGAGCAGAACCACATGAACGCCGTGTTCTATGAAAAAGCCGGCCACGGGCTGAACCATGAGCGGGCGGAGGAGATCAACCGGAAAATGATCAGCGTTTTTCAGGCGCCCTGA
- a CDS encoding TetR/AcrR family transcriptional regulator has protein sequence MPKENKKELIIREALKLFSEKGFAAVSMRDLAESVGISVSTIYHYYESKQALVRDMITRANELTAKARDSFFRILSGTEKVECEPFVRAGVMYVTAYLRHEQIDPLLRMLESERFHEPAAEEAWQQMMFTDPIAHEAKVFELLASRGEIGETDADRLAGEYHGIIMLGYFTGDTDRMARELTAFYNRVFKEKGADRQ, from the coding sequence ATGCCGAAAGAAAACAAAAAGGAACTGATTATCCGGGAAGCCCTGAAGCTGTTTTCTGAAAAGGGATTCGCGGCTGTTTCCATGCGGGACCTGGCGGAATCCGTCGGTATCAGTGTCAGCACGATTTACCATTATTATGAAAGCAAACAGGCCTTGGTGCGGGATATGATCACCCGGGCCAACGAGCTGACCGCGAAAGCCCGGGATTCCTTTTTCCGGATCCTGAGCGGTACGGAGAAGGTGGAATGCGAGCCCTTTGTGCGCGCGGGGGTCATGTATGTGACAGCCTACCTGCGGCATGAACAGATCGATCCCCTGCTGCGGATGCTGGAGAGCGAGCGGTTCCATGAACCCGCCGCGGAGGAAGCCTGGCAGCAGATGATGTTCACCGATCCCATCGCGCATGAAGCAAAGGTGTTTGAGCTGCTGGCGTCCCGGGGAGAAATCGGGGAAACTGACGCGGACCGCCTTGCAGGGGAATATCACGGGATCATTATGCTGGGATACTTCACCGGGGACACGGACAGGATGGCCCGGGAACTGACGGCGTTTTATAACAGGGTATTCAAAGAAAAAGGAGCGGACAGGCAATGA